The following are encoded together in the Bos taurus isolate L1 Dominette 01449 registration number 42190680 breed Hereford chromosome 10, ARS-UCD2.0, whole genome shotgun sequence genome:
- the TICAM2 gene encoding TIR domain-containing adapter molecule 2 isoform X1 — protein MGIGKSKMDPCHLSVPWGKSQSVDTSQSHHMSDSKQSEEISLHGDAVCSSTAEMPAEEQEGVEERPEEDTEEEVFLKFVILHAEEDTGEALRVQSLLENDFGIKPGIIFAEMPCGRQHLQNLDDAVNGSAWTILLLTENFLRDTWCKFQFYSSLMNSVNRQHKYNSVIPMRPLNNPLPRERTPFALRTINALEEESRGFPTQVERIFQESVYRIQQAIWKETRNTVQRQSVA, from the coding sequence ATGGGTATCGGAAAGTCTAAAATGGATCCCTGTCATCTTTCTGTGCCTTGGGGTAAAAGCCAGAGTGTGGATACTAGTCAAAGCCATCACATGTCAGATTCCAAGCAATCTGAAGAAATCTCCCTGCATGGTGATGCTGTGTGCAGCAGTACCGCAGAGATGCCAGCAGAGGAGCAGGAGGGAGTGGAGGAGAGGCCAGAAGAGGACACAGAAGAAGAGGTGTTCCTCAAATTTGTGATACTGCACGCTGAAGAAGACACAGGTGAAGCCCTCCGAGTCCAGAGCCTGCTGGAAAACGATTTTGGCATCAAGCCTGGAATCATCTTTGCTGAGATGCCATGTGGCAGACAGCATTTACAGAACTTGGATGATGCTGTCAACGGGTCTGCCTGGACTATCTTACTGTTGACTGAAAACTTCTTAAGGGACACCTGGTGTAAGTTCCAGTTCTATTCGTCCCTCATGAACTCTGTTAACAGGCAGCACAAATACAACTCCGTCATCCCCATGCGGCCCCTGAACAATCCCCTGCCCCGAGAGAGAACTCCCTTTGCTCTACGAACCATCAACGCCCTGGAGGAAGAAAGTCGTGGCTTCCCTACCCAAGTGGAAAGGATTTTTCAGGAGTCTGTGTACAGGATACAGCAAGCTATATGGAAAGAGACCAGAAATACGGTACAAAGGCAATCTGTTGCCTGA